From a region of the Rathayibacter sp. VKM Ac-2804 genome:
- a CDS encoding sugar ABC transporter permease — translation MTAVPLRGSPPRRRRTARTREALAGLGFVGPNLLLMALFLFVPILWAIQLSFQESRGFGTPEWVGLANYARMGADPVFWQSLGNTLVFTAVTVPLELLGGLGLAVLLNSVLPARGIFRTIIVLPLVISGVASGMIAVTIFSESSGIVNKVLSSLGASPVSWQSDGTAAMISVMLTAVWLRIGFNMVIYIAGLQGVSPELYEAARIDGATRWQQFRSLTVPLVGPSTFFLLIMNVIASFQVFDIVFVMTGGGPGFSTSVLGTYAYRNGFQVREQGYGAALGVVILLVSLAFTYLQWRTSRTRDLVE, via the coding sequence ATGACCGCCGTCCCCCTCCGCGGGTCGCCGCCGCGCCGGCGCCGCACCGCCCGCACCCGCGAGGCGCTCGCGGGCCTCGGCTTCGTCGGCCCGAACCTGCTGCTGATGGCGCTGTTCCTGTTCGTGCCGATCCTCTGGGCGATCCAGCTGTCGTTCCAGGAGTCGCGCGGATTCGGCACCCCGGAGTGGGTCGGCCTCGCCAACTACGCGCGGATGGGCGCGGACCCGGTGTTCTGGCAGAGCCTCGGCAACACGCTGGTCTTCACCGCGGTGACGGTCCCGCTGGAGCTGCTCGGCGGGCTCGGGCTGGCGGTGCTGCTCAACTCGGTGCTGCCGGCCCGCGGGATCTTCCGCACGATCATCGTGCTGCCGCTGGTCATCTCCGGAGTCGCCTCCGGCATGATCGCGGTCACGATCTTCAGCGAGTCCTCCGGCATCGTCAACAAGGTCCTCTCCTCGCTCGGGGCCTCGCCGGTCTCCTGGCAGTCCGACGGCACCGCCGCGATGATCTCGGTGATGCTCACCGCGGTCTGGCTTCGGATCGGCTTCAACATGGTCATCTACATCGCCGGCCTCCAGGGCGTCTCGCCCGAGCTCTACGAGGCGGCGCGGATCGACGGCGCCACCCGCTGGCAGCAGTTCCGCTCGCTGACGGTGCCGCTGGTCGGCCCGTCGACGTTCTTCCTGCTGATCATGAACGTGATCGCCTCGTTCCAGGTCTTCGACATCGTCTTCGTGATGACCGGCGGCGGGCCCGGCTTCTCCACCTCCGTGCTCGGCACCTACGCCTACCGCAACGGCTTCCAGGTGCGCGAGCAGGGCTACGGCGCCGCGCTCGGAGTCGTCATCCTGCTCGTCTCCCTCGCCTTCACCTACCTGCAGTGGCGAACGAGTCGCACCCGCGACCTCGTCGAATAG
- a CDS encoding aminoglycoside phosphotransferase family protein: MDTIDERSAWARTVVERDFGVCLVDFVPIIGGLDHGAQVWFATDDTGAPWSVKASRRDGRFGLALAAALGDARAPGIAAPTRARDGRPWTEDSGLLVSLAPWIVGDDAVDSGEDALPWEEFGAVLRGVHDSAPPTATVPPRRGIRRAPRPPAALLAEVDEHLTPELRERLQALVGAERRLKRSRTPTARVPVHGDPHPGNVVIDEHGSPWLIDFDEATVAPREVDLLLVELGVIFARPITDAQRRAFRAGYGETLIDDERIARFGCVRAVEDVATTVLRSLAPARDDAEEEERRLLLEGQLGPHGLVSLVETALDRLGQPAA; the protein is encoded by the coding sequence ATGGACACGATCGACGAGCGCAGCGCCTGGGCGCGGACCGTCGTCGAGCGCGACTTCGGCGTGTGCCTGGTCGACTTCGTGCCGATCATCGGCGGCCTCGATCACGGCGCTCAGGTCTGGTTCGCGACCGACGACACCGGTGCCCCGTGGAGCGTGAAGGCCTCCCGCCGCGACGGCCGCTTCGGCCTCGCCCTCGCAGCCGCCCTCGGCGACGCGCGGGCGCCCGGCATCGCCGCGCCCACCCGCGCCCGCGACGGCCGCCCCTGGACCGAGGACTCCGGCCTCCTCGTCTCGCTCGCCCCGTGGATCGTCGGCGACGACGCGGTCGACTCCGGCGAGGACGCACTGCCCTGGGAGGAGTTCGGCGCTGTCCTGCGCGGAGTCCACGACTCCGCTCCGCCCACCGCCACCGTCCCGCCGCGCCGGGGCATCCGCCGCGCGCCGCGCCCGCCCGCCGCACTGCTCGCCGAGGTCGACGAGCACCTGACCCCCGAGCTCCGCGAACGCCTGCAGGCCCTCGTCGGCGCCGAGCGGCGCCTGAAGCGCTCGCGCACGCCGACCGCGCGCGTCCCCGTGCACGGCGACCCGCACCCCGGCAACGTGGTGATCGACGAGCACGGCAGCCCCTGGCTGATCGACTTCGACGAGGCCACGGTCGCCCCGCGCGAGGTCGATCTGCTCTTGGTCGAGCTGGGGGTGATCTTCGCCCGCCCGATCACCGACGCCCAGCGCCGCGCCTTCCGCGCCGGCTACGGCGAGACCCTGATCGACGACGAGCGGATCGCCCGCTTCGGCTGCGTCCGCGCGGTCGAGGACGTCGCGACCACCGTCCTCCGCTCGCTCGCTCCGGCCCGGGACGACGCCGAGGAGGAGGAGCGGCGACTGCTCCTCGAGGGCCAGCTCGGCCCGCACGGCCTGGTCTCGCTCGTCGAGACCGCCCTCGACCGGCTCGGTCAGCCGGCCGCCTAG
- a CDS encoding PucR family transcriptional regulator, with protein MNVRELLGHPELQLTLVGGDDVQLARAISGTYTIDLPDPGRFLSPGDVVLTSALWTSGRESVERFVGGVADRGVVAIVVGLIAVGSLPAGMLEVCRRHGVALLTVAPDVSFKTIAQTVAGVIAQADLPTLGREARFARRLLADPASGEGVQVALRAFFEEFAHGSWAVDRAGTLVASAGGLPTAADYGAAWEASLASPDSRWEVTEHGRSLSRRALFSAAGERLGVLVVTGDQRGWSDETADGVELLAGAVAGRLDLARQRERASAVPLLDLLRALLHDELPESETAVRLRMLGARLGAPLRVVVARSDDTSLPPEALLLPLRAAAEREHALALGAVLDGAAVLLLGDPAEGTASPGPALRSAVEAAPWLLHERRIAIGVGDASRTVSQLGVSLLAARERARGAASDEAVSIVEHTVPVSSDALLELVAPRTRAAFALAVLGPLVRYDDEHRSDMVETLRVFLESGGSWRQAADRLHLHASTLRYRMQRIEALTGRDLSAMADRVDLHLALRFL; from the coding sequence GTGAACGTCCGCGAGCTGCTCGGCCACCCCGAGCTGCAGCTCACCCTCGTCGGCGGCGACGACGTCCAGCTCGCCCGCGCGATCTCGGGCACGTACACGATCGACCTTCCGGATCCCGGCCGCTTCCTCTCCCCCGGCGACGTCGTCCTGACCAGCGCGCTCTGGACCTCGGGCCGGGAGAGCGTCGAGCGGTTCGTCGGCGGCGTCGCCGACCGCGGGGTCGTCGCCATCGTCGTCGGCCTGATCGCCGTCGGCTCGCTGCCGGCGGGCATGCTCGAGGTCTGCCGCCGGCACGGCGTCGCCCTGCTGACGGTCGCCCCGGACGTGTCGTTCAAGACCATCGCGCAGACGGTCGCCGGAGTGATCGCGCAGGCCGACCTGCCGACGCTCGGCCGCGAGGCCCGGTTCGCGCGGCGCCTGCTCGCCGACCCCGCCTCGGGCGAGGGCGTGCAGGTCGCGCTGCGAGCCTTCTTCGAGGAGTTCGCGCACGGCAGCTGGGCCGTCGACCGGGCCGGCACGCTGGTCGCCTCGGCCGGCGGGCTGCCCACGGCCGCCGACTACGGCGCCGCCTGGGAGGCGTCGCTCGCCTCCCCCGACAGCCGCTGGGAGGTCACCGAGCACGGCCGCTCGCTCTCCCGCCGCGCCCTCTTCTCCGCCGCCGGCGAGCGGCTCGGGGTGCTCGTCGTCACCGGCGATCAGCGGGGCTGGTCGGACGAGACCGCGGACGGCGTCGAGCTGCTCGCCGGCGCGGTCGCCGGCCGGCTCGACCTCGCCCGCCAGCGCGAGCGCGCGTCGGCCGTGCCGCTGCTCGACCTGCTCCGGGCGCTCCTGCACGACGAGCTGCCCGAGTCCGAGACCGCCGTCCGGCTGCGGATGCTCGGGGCGCGCCTCGGGGCGCCGCTCCGGGTGGTGGTCGCGCGCTCCGACGACACGTCCCTGCCTCCGGAGGCGCTGCTGCTGCCGCTGCGCGCGGCCGCCGAACGCGAGCACGCGCTGGCTCTGGGCGCGGTGCTCGACGGCGCCGCGGTGCTGCTGCTCGGCGACCCCGCGGAGGGCACGGCCTCCCCCGGGCCCGCGCTGCGCTCGGCCGTGGAGGCGGCTCCGTGGCTGCTGCACGAGCGCCGGATCGCGATCGGCGTGGGCGACGCGTCGCGCACCGTGTCCCAGCTCGGCGTCTCGCTGCTCGCCGCGCGCGAGCGCGCACGCGGTGCCGCCTCGGACGAGGCCGTCTCGATCGTCGAGCACACGGTCCCCGTCTCCAGCGACGCCCTGCTCGAGCTGGTCGCCCCGCGCACCCGCGCGGCGTTCGCGCTCGCCGTCCTCGGGCCGCTCGTCCGCTACGACGACGAGCACCGCAGCGACATGGTCGAGACCCTCCGCGTCTTCCTCGAGAGCGGCGGCTCCTGGCGCCAGGCCGCCGACCGCCTGCACCTGCATGCGAGCACCCTCCGCTACCGGATGCAGCGGATCGAGGCGCTGACCGGCCGCGACCTCTCCGCCATGGCCGACCGCGTCGATCTGCACCTGGCGCTGCGCTTCCTCTAG
- a CDS encoding esterase-like activity of phytase family protein, giving the protein MPRHFAPRRTAGAAFTLVLASCTLGAALPAAAAGDSFFTRIATVPAYLNAADPAVDSAVAEISSASPDGRLVYSTDSAGQRINVLDISDPDAPKPLGGVGVGGEPTSVYATGEYVLAVVDTSDGDFANPSGHVSVLHASDLAPVATIELGGQPDSIDVTTAGDLAVIAIENQRDEEFTPEGAEEGDLPQAPAGELVVMDLTADPSAWVAEHIALTGLAGLDTPSDPEPEYVSINPADTAVAVTLQENNAVAILDLATRTVTASYSAGTASVSGIDTLDDDRIALTDSITDVPREPDAIGWVGDDHVAIANEGDWKGGTRGWSILDAASGSVVWDAGSTFDHLAVSLGLYPDKRSDAKGSEPEGLLSATFDGVPYVFVGAERANFVAVYDVSDPTAPRLVQALPSTPGPEGLLALPERDLLVVSSETDDAEAAVRASVQLYALGASAPAFPTIASADVDGSPLPWGALSGLSGDSAAADRLYAVSDSAYAPSTVYSVDTSVVPALVDASLTVTEAGEPAALDLEGIAAREDGGFWAVTEGATGPENALLRLDASAAVLERIALPAELGDALGSQGFEGVTVEAGADGEIVWTALQREASIDADGIVRLGRYDVAAGSWSFFGYPLEAPSGAEGDWNGLSEITLTPAGTLAVIERDKRNGPDAALKAVYTVPLPTGPGAALGEELPVLEKTLAVDVLPALEAGNGWTQEKLEGLGVTGAGEVFAVTDNDGVDDANGETVLASLGSAVDVFGAAVTPTPVPTTEPTAVPTAVPTAVPTAEPTVAPTAQPTAGPTAEPTTAPTAQPIVAPTHPAGAVPPRTGAGSGSLASTGVETGWLSAAALSLLAGGALVLGLARRRRTAR; this is encoded by the coding sequence GTGCCCCGTCACTTCGCCCCCCGCCGCACCGCCGGCGCCGCATTCACCCTCGTCCTCGCGAGCTGCACGCTCGGCGCCGCACTGCCCGCCGCCGCCGCCGGCGACTCCTTCTTCACTCGCATCGCGACGGTGCCGGCGTACCTCAACGCCGCCGACCCGGCCGTCGACTCCGCTGTCGCCGAGATCTCGAGCGCCTCCCCCGACGGCCGCCTGGTCTACTCCACCGACTCCGCGGGCCAGCGGATCAACGTCCTCGACATCAGCGACCCCGACGCGCCGAAGCCCCTCGGCGGCGTCGGCGTCGGCGGCGAGCCCACCTCGGTCTACGCGACCGGCGAGTACGTCCTCGCGGTCGTCGACACCTCCGACGGCGACTTCGCGAACCCCTCCGGCCACGTCAGCGTGCTGCACGCGAGCGACCTCGCCCCGGTCGCGACGATCGAGCTCGGCGGCCAGCCCGACTCCATCGACGTCACCACCGCCGGCGACCTCGCCGTCATCGCGATCGAGAACCAGCGCGACGAGGAGTTCACCCCCGAGGGCGCCGAGGAGGGCGACCTCCCGCAGGCCCCCGCGGGGGAGCTCGTCGTGATGGACCTCACCGCCGACCCGTCCGCCTGGGTCGCCGAGCACATCGCGCTCACCGGCCTCGCGGGCCTCGACACCCCGAGCGACCCGGAGCCCGAGTACGTCTCGATCAACCCGGCCGACACCGCCGTCGCGGTGACCCTGCAGGAGAACAACGCCGTCGCGATCCTCGACCTGGCGACCCGCACCGTCACCGCGTCCTACTCGGCCGGCACCGCCTCCGTCTCCGGGATCGACACCCTCGACGACGACCGCATCGCGCTGACCGACTCGATCACCGACGTCCCGCGCGAGCCCGACGCGATCGGCTGGGTCGGCGACGACCACGTCGCCATCGCGAACGAGGGCGACTGGAAGGGCGGCACCCGCGGCTGGTCGATCCTCGACGCGGCCTCCGGCTCCGTGGTCTGGGACGCCGGCAGCACCTTCGACCACCTCGCCGTCAGCCTCGGGCTCTACCCCGACAAGCGCTCCGACGCGAAGGGCTCCGAGCCCGAGGGCCTGCTCTCGGCGACCTTCGACGGCGTGCCGTACGTCTTCGTCGGCGCCGAGCGCGCCAACTTCGTCGCGGTCTACGACGTCTCCGACCCGACCGCGCCGCGCCTCGTGCAGGCGCTGCCGTCCACGCCCGGCCCGGAGGGGCTGCTCGCCCTGCCCGAGCGCGACCTGCTGGTCGTCTCGAGCGAGACCGACGACGCCGAGGCGGCGGTGCGCGCGAGCGTGCAGCTCTACGCGCTCGGCGCCTCCGCCCCCGCCTTCCCGACCATCGCGTCGGCCGACGTCGACGGCTCGCCGCTGCCGTGGGGCGCGCTCTCCGGCCTCTCCGGCGACTCGGCCGCCGCGGATCGGCTCTACGCCGTGAGCGACAGCGCGTACGCGCCGAGCACGGTCTACTCGGTCGACACGTCGGTCGTGCCGGCGCTGGTCGACGCCTCGCTGACGGTCACCGAGGCGGGTGAGCCTGCCGCGCTCGATCTGGAGGGCATCGCCGCGCGCGAGGACGGCGGCTTCTGGGCCGTGACCGAGGGCGCGACCGGGCCCGAGAACGCGCTCCTGCGCCTGGACGCCTCCGCCGCCGTGCTCGAGCGCATCGCGCTCCCGGCCGAGCTGGGCGACGCGCTCGGCTCGCAGGGCTTCGAGGGCGTCACCGTCGAGGCGGGCGCCGACGGCGAGATCGTCTGGACCGCGCTGCAGCGCGAGGCGTCGATCGACGCCGACGGGATCGTGCGGCTCGGCCGCTACGACGTCGCGGCCGGCAGCTGGAGCTTCTTCGGCTACCCGCTGGAGGCGCCGTCCGGTGCCGAGGGCGACTGGAACGGCCTCTCCGAGATCACGCTGACGCCTGCCGGGACCCTCGCGGTCATCGAGCGCGACAAGCGCAACGGTCCGGACGCGGCGCTGAAGGCCGTGTACACGGTGCCGCTGCCGACGGGGCCGGGCGCCGCGCTCGGCGAGGAGCTCCCCGTGCTGGAGAAGACGCTCGCCGTCGACGTGCTGCCCGCGCTCGAGGCCGGCAACGGCTGGACGCAGGAGAAGCTCGAGGGCCTGGGCGTCACCGGCGCCGGCGAGGTCTTCGCTGTCACCGACAACGACGGCGTCGACGACGCGAACGGCGAGACGGTGCTGGCGTCGCTCGGCTCCGCGGTGGACGTGTTCGGAGCGGCGGTGACGCCGACCCCGGTGCCGACGACCGAGCCGACCGCGGTGCCCACCGCCGTGCCCACTGCCGTGCCGACGGCTGAGCCGACCGTTGCGCCCACCGCACAGCCCACCGCCGGACCCACGGCCGAGCCCACCACCGCGCCGACCGCGCAGCCGATCGTCGCGCCGACGCACCCGGCCGGTGCCGTGCCGCCGCGGACGGGCGCGGGCTCCGGCTCGCTCGCCTCCACCGGCGTCGAGACCGGCTGGCTCTCGGCCGCCGCGCTGTCCCTCCTCGCCGGTGGAGCCCTCGTGCTCGGCCTCGCCCGGAGGCGCCGCACCGCGCGCTGA
- a CDS encoding response regulator transcription factor: MLPSARVLLVEDDDAIRSSVEAALRGERYTVRALPTGEDLARELADFAPDLVVLDWMLPGPSGIVLAERIRRTSDAAVIMLTARDAVDDRLRGFDEGVDDYVVKPFVLAELVARVTAVLRRRGRVPSIIEIGDLVVDPDAGRARRGGEPLDLTATEFRLLAFLAGSRGRTLTKTQILTQVWGYDHVDPNLVEVHLSSLRKKMEAHGDRLIHTVRGLGYRVEA; this comes from the coding sequence ATGCTCCCCTCCGCCCGCGTGCTCCTCGTCGAGGACGACGACGCCATCCGCTCCTCCGTCGAGGCCGCCCTCCGCGGCGAGCGCTACACCGTGCGCGCCCTGCCGACCGGCGAGGACCTCGCCCGCGAGCTCGCCGACTTCGCGCCCGACCTGGTCGTGCTCGACTGGATGCTGCCCGGCCCGAGCGGCATCGTGCTCGCCGAGCGGATCCGGCGCACCAGCGACGCGGCCGTGATCATGCTGACCGCGCGCGACGCCGTCGACGACCGGCTCCGCGGCTTCGACGAGGGCGTCGACGACTACGTGGTCAAGCCGTTCGTCCTCGCCGAGCTGGTCGCCCGGGTCACCGCGGTGCTCCGCCGGCGCGGCCGCGTCCCCTCGATCATCGAGATCGGCGACCTGGTCGTCGACCCCGACGCCGGCCGCGCCCGCCGCGGCGGCGAGCCCCTCGACCTCACCGCCACCGAGTTCCGCCTCCTGGCGTTCCTCGCGGGCAGCCGCGGCCGCACGCTGACCAAGACGCAGATCCTCACCCAGGTCTGGGGCTACGACCACGTCGACCCGAACCTCGTCGAGGTGCACCTCAGCTCGCTCCGCAAGAAGATGGAGGCGCACGGCGACCGCCTCATCCACACCGTCCGCGGCCTCGGCTACCGGGTGGAGGCATGA
- a CDS encoding carbohydrate ABC transporter permease, with product MTSSTLTTPAAVAAATVREAPKRRRSTRDGSRAGLVLRIVVAVLASAIVFFPLYWMLVIAFSPRGEVFSPGPPRFWPSEISLENFATVFARFPVGEWFVNSVVIGAFVTAFTVVLNLLAGWGFARLRFPGRNLLFLLALATMMIPVQAIMVAQFKLVTGLQIYGTYWSVILPGAAAAFGIFLARQFFLSIPEELIEAARIDGAGHLRVFLQIVLPLSKPLIAVLILLTLLGSWNDFAWPLIALKDNELFTLPIGLLYLKGQSTPDYSASMALALVSVLPMVLLFLAFQRYFVQGFARSGIR from the coding sequence GTGACGTCCTCCACCCTCACCACGCCCGCCGCCGTCGCGGCCGCGACCGTCCGCGAGGCGCCGAAGCGCCGCCGCTCCACCCGCGACGGCTCCCGCGCCGGGCTCGTCCTGCGCATCGTCGTCGCCGTGCTCGCCTCGGCGATCGTCTTCTTCCCGCTCTACTGGATGCTCGTCATCGCGTTCTCGCCGCGCGGCGAGGTCTTCTCGCCCGGCCCGCCGCGGTTCTGGCCGAGCGAGATCTCGCTGGAGAACTTCGCGACCGTCTTCGCCCGCTTCCCGGTCGGCGAGTGGTTCGTCAACTCCGTCGTCATCGGCGCCTTCGTCACCGCCTTCACGGTCGTGCTCAACCTGCTGGCGGGCTGGGGCTTCGCGCGACTGCGCTTCCCGGGCCGCAACCTGCTCTTCCTGCTGGCGCTCGCGACGATGATGATCCCGGTGCAGGCGATCATGGTCGCCCAGTTCAAGCTCGTCACCGGGCTGCAGATCTACGGCACCTACTGGTCGGTGATCCTGCCCGGAGCGGCGGCCGCGTTCGGCATCTTCCTCGCCCGGCAGTTCTTCCTCTCCATCCCGGAGGAGCTGATCGAGGCCGCGCGGATCGACGGGGCCGGCCACCTGCGCGTGTTCCTGCAGATCGTCCTGCCGCTGAGCAAGCCACTGATCGCGGTGCTCATCCTGCTGACGCTGCTGGGCAGCTGGAACGACTTCGCCTGGCCGCTGATCGCGCTGAAGGACAACGAGCTGTTCACGCTGCCGATCGGCCTGCTCTACCTCAAGGGCCAGTCGACGCCGGACTACTCCGCGAGCATGGCGCTCGCGCTGGTGTCGGTGCTGCCGATGGTGCTGCTGTTCCTCGCCTTCCAGCGCTACTTCGTCCAGGGCTTCGCCCGCAGCGGCATCCGCTGA
- a CDS encoding sugar ABC transporter substrate-binding protein → MRRRLLPLAALAASTLALTACSGFGGGGGSSADGDSITFTTWASESEQAAFESLITDFEAANDGASVELNVVPYDQMFSNIDAQLSSGEAPDVFRVDYGNLGVYSSQGQLLDLTDRIDEFDSFTPAFQEAVSFEGTPYGVPHQTDVSALLVNTELLAAAGVTDIPTTAADAWTWEEFADVSAKLRASLPAEQYPFAANWQLGGTPRWLSWLFEADGALLEEDGTTPAVDSEAGAKALDFTKSFFENDWVPPTSSVKSATYADSFFTEQSVAMSFVGSFLVPDVDNLADFEWTATPMPVDARGATDLGGNALVATAETDNPDLAAEFLSFMTEAENMAEFCAATNELPTRTDIDPASIDFAVRADVMPVFVEQAATITPRDVQQLTSPFLAQISVAMQDQLEEAFVGGRSTEETLTGLSDAIAQATS, encoded by the coding sequence ATGCGCAGACGACTCCTCCCCCTCGCCGCCCTCGCGGCCTCCACCCTCGCCCTCACCGCCTGCAGCGGCTTCGGCGGCGGCGGCGGCTCCTCGGCCGACGGCGACTCGATCACCTTCACCACCTGGGCCAGCGAGTCGGAGCAGGCGGCCTTCGAGTCGCTGATCACCGACTTCGAGGCCGCGAACGACGGCGCGAGCGTCGAGCTCAACGTCGTCCCCTACGACCAGATGTTCAGCAACATCGACGCGCAGCTGAGCTCGGGCGAGGCACCCGACGTCTTCCGCGTCGACTACGGCAACCTCGGCGTCTACTCCAGCCAGGGCCAGCTGCTCGACCTCACCGACCGCATCGACGAGTTCGACTCCTTCACCCCCGCGTTCCAGGAGGCCGTGTCGTTCGAGGGCACCCCCTACGGCGTCCCGCACCAGACCGACGTCTCGGCCCTGCTGGTCAACACCGAGCTGCTCGCCGCCGCCGGCGTCACCGACATCCCCACCACGGCCGCCGACGCCTGGACCTGGGAGGAGTTCGCCGACGTCTCCGCGAAGCTGCGCGCCTCGCTCCCCGCCGAGCAGTACCCGTTCGCCGCCAACTGGCAGCTCGGCGGCACCCCGCGCTGGCTGAGCTGGCTGTTCGAGGCCGACGGCGCCCTGCTCGAGGAGGACGGCACCACGCCCGCGGTCGACTCCGAGGCCGGCGCCAAGGCTCTCGACTTCACCAAGAGCTTCTTCGAGAACGACTGGGTCCCGCCGACCAGCTCGGTCAAGTCCGCCACCTACGCCGACTCCTTCTTCACCGAGCAGAGCGTCGCGATGTCCTTCGTCGGCTCGTTCCTCGTGCCGGACGTCGACAATCTCGCCGACTTCGAGTGGACCGCCACCCCGATGCCCGTCGACGCCCGCGGCGCGACCGACCTCGGCGGCAACGCCCTCGTGGCCACCGCCGAGACCGACAACCCCGACCTGGCGGCCGAGTTCCTCTCCTTCATGACCGAGGCCGAGAACATGGCCGAGTTCTGCGCCGCCACCAACGAGCTGCCGACCCGCACCGACATCGACCCCGCCTCGATCGACTTCGCGGTCCGCGCCGACGTGATGCCCGTCTTCGTCGAGCAGGCCGCCACGATCACCCCGCGCGACGTGCAGCAGCTCACCTCCCCGTTCCTCGCGCAGATCTCGGTCGCGATGCAGGACCAGCTCGAGGAGGCGTTCGTCGGCGGCCGCAGCACCGAGGAGACGCTGACCGGCCTGAGCGACGCGATCGCGCAGGCCACGAGCTGA
- a CDS encoding HAMP domain-containing sensor histidine kinase, whose amino-acid sequence MSVPAGTAAAGTTPAGTAAARPATAPLRTGSLRLRTVLAVLALLAVLLLALSATVQVVLGERLRDQIEERLADRASAAAALVGTIADDELASRLSAQGVAVRIQSPDGEEVVAGPTPEQLRQGPGAADQLGEPPSPPGSTSAAVPTPRDATVTVTVASSSVSGDDGLITLQSVLSDGTVLTLSSEAGSVGSTLASLNGILLGASAVFLLLAAGALVLVVRATLRPLERMTTVARSIAHGDRGRRLRPSRPGTELGRTATAFDEMLDDLEQAEQSALAAERRMRAFVSDAAHELRTPVAGIQAAADALVRADGTEEERERLSVHVVRESLRAGRLIQDMLLMARLDEGLALDARPLDAGAVAAAAIERQLLRDSGPGSGPEIVLQRDPAAPPVHADADRLGQIVGNLLENAARFARSRIDVTLAHADGRVTVTVDDDGPGVPEADRDRVFDRLVRLDDARNRADGGSGLGLPIARGLARALGGDLVCLPGAAGARFRVILPAG is encoded by the coding sequence ATGAGCGTCCCGGCAGGCACGGCCGCCGCGGGCACCACCCCTGCAGGCACTGCCGCCGCGCGCCCGGCCACCGCCCCGCTGCGCACCGGCTCCCTCCGCCTGCGCACGGTGCTCGCCGTGCTCGCGCTGCTCGCGGTGCTGCTGCTGGCGCTGTCCGCGACGGTGCAGGTCGTGCTCGGCGAGCGCCTCCGCGATCAGATCGAGGAGCGCCTCGCCGATCGCGCCTCCGCGGCCGCCGCCCTGGTCGGCACGATCGCCGACGACGAGCTGGCCTCGCGGCTCTCGGCGCAGGGCGTCGCGGTGCGGATCCAGAGCCCCGACGGCGAGGAGGTCGTCGCCGGCCCGACCCCCGAGCAGCTGCGTCAGGGGCCGGGAGCGGCGGACCAGCTGGGCGAGCCGCCGAGCCCGCCCGGGAGCACCAGTGCCGCCGTGCCCACGCCCCGCGACGCCACCGTCACCGTCACCGTCGCCTCGAGCAGCGTCTCCGGCGACGACGGGCTGATCACCCTGCAGTCCGTCCTCAGCGACGGCACCGTCCTGACGCTCAGCAGCGAGGCGGGCTCGGTGGGCTCGACCCTCGCGTCGCTGAACGGGATCCTGCTCGGCGCCTCGGCCGTGTTCCTCCTGCTCGCCGCCGGCGCCCTCGTCCTGGTGGTCCGCGCGACACTCCGCCCGCTCGAGCGGATGACGACCGTCGCCCGCTCGATCGCGCACGGCGACCGCGGCCGGCGCCTGCGCCCCTCGCGGCCGGGCACCGAGCTCGGCCGCACGGCCACGGCGTTCGACGAGATGCTCGACGACCTCGAGCAGGCCGAGCAGTCGGCCCTGGCCGCCGAGCGCCGGATGCGCGCCTTCGTCTCGGACGCGGCGCACGAGCTGCGCACCCCGGTCGCCGGCATCCAGGCGGCGGCCGACGCCCTGGTCCGCGCCGACGGCACCGAGGAGGAGCGCGAACGGCTGTCGGTGCACGTGGTCCGCGAATCGCTGCGCGCCGGTCGGCTCATCCAGGACATGCTGCTGATGGCGCGGCTCGACGAGGGGCTCGCCCTCGACGCCCGGCCGCTGGACGCCGGCGCGGTGGCGGCCGCCGCGATCGAGCGGCAGCTGCTGCGCGACTCCGGCCCCGGCTCCGGCCCCGAGATCGTCCTGCAGCGCGACCCCGCGGCGCCGCCCGTGCACGCCGACGCCGACCGACTCGGCCAGATCGTCGGCAACCTGCTCGAGAACGCCGCCCGCTTCGCCCGCTCCCGGATCGACGTCACGCTCGCGCACGCCGACGGCCGGGTCACCGTGACGGTCGACGACGACGGCCCCGGCGTCCCCGAGGCCGACCGCGACCGCGTCTTCGACCGGCTCGTCCGCCTCGACGACGCCCGCAACCGCGCGGACGGCGGCTCGGGCCTCGGCCTGCCCATCGCCCGCGGCCTCGCGCGCGCCCTCGGCGGCGACCTGGTCTGCCTCCCCGGGGCCGCCGGAGCGCGCTTCCGCGTGATCCTGCCCGCCGGCTGA